TGCGCATTTCTCCGGCCTTCCGGTGTTGGTTGGGAATTTTGTGGATCGCTGGATCGGGCGTGTCGATTCTATTCGGTTGACCCGTGTTGATCTACGCCCGCCATTCCCCATCCGGCGACATCAAAACCGATGTCGTACGAGGACAtggatgcgctcgccatAGGGCCTGTTGACCCCTACCTATCGGCAGGGGggcccagcggcgcgccgcgcccgccgccgcgtaGCGAGGCGaaggagcagcgccgccggaaGCGGCGGATGCAGCttgccgctgcgctcgtcgaggcggacaACGACGAGatccagcgccgcgtcgcatTCCTTGCGTCGATGGATcccaaggccaaggaccGCCCCACGCAGGTCTCGCTCGTGCCAAAGTACGCCAACCAAAGCGTCTTGTTTCACGAGGCCCTCGCTGGGTACACGCAGCAGACGCGGCCGGTGTACGTCCACACGCCCCAGTCGATGCGCGAGCTTACCCGCTCGTACCTCGGCATGGGCGCACAGTGGATTGGCGACGACTCGCAGGAGATGCACATGATCGACGATAGCACtgcccagcgcggcgacatGGCGTCGGTTGAGAGCGTTGCCCAGAACCTCTTGCAGCTGCAGCTCTCGCCGAAGCAGTTTGGATCGCCGTTTGTTGCATGGCAGCCGCCAGAGCCGCAGCCGCCAGAGGAAGCGCCGCCCGAAGCGCCCGAGCTGGAGCGGcccgccttgcgctcctcgtcgtcgatgccGTCGCTGACAGAGGCCGTCAAGGAGGAGCGGGACGAGGTGCCGGACGTGTCGATGGACACGACGCAGACCAGCGCACAGGACCtgacgcgcagcgcgctcaTGCTCCAGCGCATTCGCAAGTCGCGTGTCATTTCCGAATCCAAGAGCGTCGGCGATGCGGACCTCAGCGAGGACATGGACGagccgcccgccgagccAGCGGAAGCCAGCCAAGTCTCAGAAGAGCCAAGTGTGGACGCCGAGCCGgagcagccgccgccggtcgagcCGACATccgacctgctcggctTCCGCGCGCGCGTTCTCAAGCCCAgggcggagcgccgccggtcgagcCGGCGGCACTCGCTCGCGGTGTCTGGCTGGCCAGAAGAGTCGGCACTGGCCGAGTCTGCACCCGAGACGCCCGCGATTGAGCAGAACCACCAGCAGGAGTCGCACTCGGACATGACGACACGtcagctgcagcgcctcttgcagGGCAAAGGCGACGTGGACTCGCAGCACGGCACGTCGGATGCGGGGCACAGTGCGAATAGTGCGCCCCTCGAGAACCTCGCGCCGATGCTTGCCCGCCGCGAAACGGCGCGTGCAAACGATCTCACGTCTGCCAAGTGGACGAAGCGCAAGAGCGGACTTCGCGCACTCTTTCCCTttgagcgccgcaagcccCCCAAGGCGCATGCGAACGAGCCCACGGACAAGCCCATGATCCAGCTCGACACGGgcgacgagagcgtcggtgcgccgcagtgGCGGGGCATGATTGAGGAGTCGCCCGTGATGGAGCGCccgcgcggcagcagcgccgtgcagTTTGCGTCCACCGCACAGACctacggcgacgaggacctgaTTGGTGTGAGCCTCAAGACGCCGGTCGTCGACAACGACCGCCCGGACGAGGCATGGGCccagcccgaggcgcctgccgcgcacgacgcaTCGTACGAACCTGCGCCTGTCGAGCCTGCCGGGCCGCGTTCCAAGGGCCTGACGTACATTTGCATTCCCGCACCGCTCGAGtacacgccgcgcgagtTTCCCGTGACGCCGTTCTTCGTGCCGCATGGCGCGTTCTACGTCGACGATCGCGGCGTCGTTCTACCCCGCAACAAGacgcaggacgaggcgcactTTGAGCTCGACTTTGGCCCGGTGCAGGTACCGGAAGGCatcgggcgccgcgtcctgtACCCCACTACCGCGCTCTTTCGCAACGcgctcgtctcgcgcgacgacgaccacgAAGGCTGGGGCTTTGAGCGCTACACGAACGCGCTGGCCTACTTCAAGCCGTCTTTGTACGcagacgacgacgactcggacgacgaggtgccACTGATGGACGTGCGTATTCAGACTAGGGAAGAGCACctcgcacggcgccgcgtccacCGCGAACGTGTCCGCCGgaagcgtgcgcacctcgagcgccggcgcctgcgtgaGCTGGCCAAGCGCCAAGGAAAGCGCGCGTCCGTCTTTGGTATCGAGGAAGAGAGCAGCGAGTACGAATCCGACTCGGCGTCCACCGACTGGTCGGGCTtcagcagcgacgagacgGACCCCGATGAGCCGTGGAaggacgaccgccgcccTGCCGGAAAGCTGTACGGCAAGAGTCTCATTGGCCTTGccggcgagcaggacgtgcagcgccagAACAAGGTGCGCTTCTACGGCCAGGTCAACCCCGACCggcacagcgcgccgccggaagGACTGGGCGGGTTCTACAACGAtacgcgcgagcgcatggccAAGGTATTTGGTCCTCATCCCCGCTGGATGAACGACATTGCGCGCAGGGAGGAAAAAAGCCAGCAGGAGCAGTACGATGCACTCAAGGTCGGCGggacgccgctgctcgacacgcaAGAGACCACGGATTTGTTAATGGAACCTGGCGTGCAAGAGGGCATAATTTACCCGTCCGTGCACGACGCagaagaggccgaggcgctcgctgcggaggcggccgacgatgcAGCCGTCGCCGCATGGCAGgactcgagcgacgacgacctccCGAAAGAAAAGCCGCGCTTCGACAAGAGCCGCCCGCGCTGGGAGGCGAGGGAGGAAGACGATATCCCTCTGaaccgcctgcgccgccgctcgactgccgccgacgccaactcgctcgcgggcgagtcggacgacgagcagccgCTAGGCAACCGCCACCGCCAGGCGGCCATCATCGCCGAAAACCAGGCGCTGATcaagcagctgctcgaggaaaACCGGCAGGTGCGCATGTCGCTCCAGATGCTCACGTCGATGCCGTACGCCGCGGGGATGCCATTCGCTCCGCCGTGGATgccgccggcacgctcgtcAGGCGGATTTGGGTCGATGCTCCATatcgacgaggacgtgccgctcctcgacaTGGACAATGTGCAGGATATCGGCATGGTCGACCCTGCAATGCTCCATGGCCCCATGCATGGCATGCCAGAGTCCTTTGAAAAAGGCGCGCCGGTCTACGAACAGCAGCCGGACGAGCACACAGGCGGGCTCGACGGGGCAGAGATGCAGGCGCCCAGCCCCGCCACGCAGGCCATTCCCACTTGGGACTCGACCAACGTCCAGCCCGAGGTCTTTGAGTGGCTCGCAGCGTCCGAGGCGGCACACCCCGACGCAGCTGTCCAGGGGCCGCGCTTTGAAGAGGTAGCCGAGGACCATGCAGCGTCGCAGGAGGCTACCAAAGAGGCtccgcacgacgctcgagagggcgcgcaagcacctGAGCCTGCACAGGGCGAGGCTGCTGGCCCTGGGCCGACAGAAGAGCACGACAGCCTCACTgaagccgagcgcgagtaCGACACAGCGTACGCTGCCGCGGAGCAAGAGGCAGCTGAGGAGGCACAGGCAGAGGCtgagcaggcgcggcaggaggccgaggccgcagctgcacagtatgccgccgagcatgACTACGCAGACGACCCGGTATACGCATCGCACAATGTCTGGGATGGCGAGGGGTgggacgcgacgcggcaaGAGTCCTACATGGACAATGGGATGCCGGGGTACGACGCGTACGAGCACGGCTACAACCCTGCGTATGAGAAGTACAATGGATACGACCAGGGCGACGGATACGCTCATGGGTATGCCCACGCTGAGGGCGCGTACGACGGCGAGTACGACACCAATGCGTACAGTGCCTGGGACCAGGGGTACGGCCCCGAGCACTTTGGTCCTACGCAAGGCTACGGTCAAGAGCAGTACGACCCGACCCAAGCGTACGCGGAGCATGATCCAGCGCAGGGGTACGATCAGGCGCACTATGATCAAGGCTATGCGCACGAGCATGCCTACGGTGGTGACGGACATGTGCATGAGCACGCTAATGATCAGGGATATGCCAACGAGCATGCCTATGATGGCCAAGGGTACGCCCAGGGCCAAGGCTATGACTACGAGCATACCTATGACCATGGCTACACGCACCAGGACGCCTACGACCACGGCTACGCCCAGGACCGGATGGACGATCAGTACGCGCCCGACCAGCCCGAGGCCCACCACCCGTCGCACCATGAAACAGCCGACCTCCTTGAACTATACTCGGACGAGGCTCCATAGATGTACATTACCAATGTCCAATGCATGGGACATCAACCATCCTCCCGCCCTCGGATCCTACGGTGGGAAACGCCGCGAGAAGCGCCACGATATGAGACATGATGCGCACCTTGCCCGGCAGCTGGTGGTGTGTGACGCGCGCGCTTGTGGACGGTGTCGAGAAAAAGAGCGTCACGGTCCCGTCGTCGTGGGTAACACACGCAGGAAGCACGCCGTACCCCGCATCGATTGCAGGGAACGTCTTGTCCGGCGCATTCTTTGGCGCAAACCAAAAGCCCAGGACCGACGGTGGAAAGGAGAGAGGCACACTCGTAGGTCCAACTTTGTTCTTTTTCTGTAGCACCTTGAGAAAGACTTGCCCAATTTGCTTTCCTACAAAGCATACCACTTTGGGGCGGTACGTGCGCACTTTTTCGACGAGCTCCGGCACGCCcatctcgagctcggtcatggcaagctgctcgctcttgcgcgtcggccggtGTGCCAAGTTGGTCAACCCCAGACGGAACGGCTCCTGCGACGGAAAAGTATGGTCCTCGCTcggggcgaggcgcttcgTCGTCAAGCCCGACTGGTGCACGCATGCATAAAAGTGGTTCGAGCGGTGCGCATAATGCCGCTGCTGTGCGCCCGATTCCGCCCCTGGATTGATGCCACAGAACAGCACCTCGAGCCCACTCGCCAAGTAgtccggcacgcgctgTGCCTCCTGCTTGCGAaagaagcgcgacgtgaCACGCTCCGGCGCTCGAACCATCAAGTGGAGGTTCTCACGACGATGTTTGCCTCGAgggtcgtgcgcacgccgtgtGTGCGCTTTGTGCGTAGCGTGCACAAGTCGATGTACGTTGCCAATTTAATGCAGGATGGAAATCGATGGTCATGACTCGCACAACACCTCGCGTCTCGCGatccaggcggcgcgccccggCCGCATCGAGACCGAGTTTACGATCGGGAAGGAGAATTGTAGGTGGCCCTGCTCACCCAGTGAACCGCGCCGGGACGCTGCATGGTGGCCTCATTGCGACGCTAGTCGACTCGGTCGGCTCGCTTGCGGTAGCGTCCAAGGGATGGTACAATACCGGCATCTCGACCGACATTAACGCGACGTTTGTGCGCCCCGGCGGCCGTCTGGACGACAGCGTGCTCGTCACGGGCGAGGTGGTCGGTATGggcaagacgctcgcgtACACACGCATTGAGTTCCGTGACCCCAAGACGAGCGCCATTGTGGGTACGTGCCTGTGCTGACGCAGCCTACGGAAGTCACACCAAGTTTGTTCGCATGGCGTTCGGGTCGCCGGAGAATGTTGTATTTAGCGAGTCGGGCGAGGAAGTGCTCGAAGGCACCATGCCTGCGGATACAAAGTAGTCTATGCCTGCGTGATCCACCGCCCGTTTTCGTAGCGCTGCTTGGCGGTGATTGCGGGGAGCTCCCAGCCCATACCTtggcccgcgccgccgtcctgcgccgcaccgccgtaCCGTGGCGTgaggagcacgtcgcgctcgggcgccgcgctttcgccctggcgcagcgccttgatCGAGCTGGTGAGCTTGCcaagcagcgacgagggctGGGCCTCGGTCGGCTGCGAATACGTGCAGAGCGTCTTGCCGAGCTTGGGCAGCCACGCAGGGTTGACACGCGTAAGCGTCTTGAGCCATACCTTGCGTGCGGGTCCCTCGACGCCTTCGACCGTCGCCTCCTTCGATGAGCTCTGAtgcagctcgccaaagaCGATCCactcgggcggcgtgcggtgGAAAAAGGTTGAGCTCATGTGGATAAACGTCGGGCCGtggacgccgagcgcaacgtacggcacgccgcgcgtgctcgcAAGCTTGCTTCCGCGCACGGCTGGCGTCCCTTCTGCCTCGGGCGCATCAACAATGTCGGCGCGCACTGCAACGCGGTCGACATAGATGGCGCAGAGAAGCTGCCGCAGGACCTTGCATTGTGTCGCATCCGGCGGAGCAAGGCCGGGATCGAGGATGCGTTCCGCATCCTTGTCGCGAATGCCGGCCAGGTTCGCCAGCAGGATAtgcccgagctgcgcgcgcagcttgtGGATCTCCTCCATCGCCTTGAGGCGCACATAGTGCGAGCGGCAGAAAGCGCGTGACGAGCCCTTCGAAGCCTCGTGCGCGTATGCGCCGACAACGCTCAAGAGACggaacgcgtcgctctGGCCCTCGCCAAGAGCATCAAAtacgcgcagcgcgccgtagTACGCAGCCCGCGCTTTCCGGCGTGCCTCTTTGGCCTCGGCAGGGTCCATAtcgagcggcacggtcTGTGTCGTGTCCTCCCGCTCAAAGATGTCGCCGAcgctgagcgccgcgacgatgGCAACAGCGTACGGCAGGCACCCGTGCTGGTTGCCTTGCGCAAGTAGCTTGGCGTAGCGGGGAAGCACCGGGAAGAGCGCCATggcgcgcccgagctcggtgaTCGAGGCGTGCATATCGCGCTTTCCGCTCGCCTTGCGAGCCTCGCTCTGCTCGAGGGCACCGAGATGCATcagcatgcgctcggcgccgcggagTGCGTCGCGGTCTGGCGCTGTAGGGAAGGGGAAGTTGGCCACATTGTCAATGTTCATCGCCTTCATTTGGAGCACAAGACCCTCgaccggcgtgcgcagaaTTTCCGGCACACTAAAGTCGGGGAATACGTCTTCGTACACCGCGGAAGAGTACAGGCGGTAGCAGTGACCGGGGCCGGTACGGCCTGCACGAccagcacgctgcgcggccgacgcctTGCTGATCCACGCAATGTCATAGGACTGCACTTGGCTGCGCTGCTCAATGTGCCGCTCCTTTGCGCGGCCAGTATCCACGACATACTTGATGTTGGGGATGGTAATCGACGTCTCGGCCACGTTGGTCGCCACGACGACCAGGCGCGTGTTCTCCGGAGGATCCTCAAAAACGCGCTGCTGGTCGGCATTCGGAAGGAGCGAGTAGAGGGGAAGGATGTGCATCGGCATCGACGCAGGTTCAATgtcctcttcctcttcctcgtcgctgtccAGCGCATCGGGGTCCGCCTCGACAtccggctcgtcgacgtccgcAAGCTCAGCCGTGCCAAGGTCGACATCCTCCGCTTCGATGTCTGCAtcgcgcgccgagggcgcAGTGTATTTTTGGCGGATTTCTTCCGCTCGCGCCTTCTTTGCAACAGCATCAGGACCGtagcgctgctcgagcttgcggcAGATGGTCGTGACCTCTTGCTGGCCCGTAACAAACAGGAGAATTCCGCCTGCCGGAAGGCGCGCATGGATCTTGGACGCCTTCTTGACAGCCTCGGTAACGTAGTCCTGCACCGTCTTGCGGTTAAAGTGAATCGCAACAGGGtgctggcgcgcgccgatctGGATCAGGGGTGGGGGAATAGGGAAGAGCGTGCTGTTCTGCGTAAAGTCGCcgacacgcagcgtcgcgctcaTAATGACCAGGCGCAACGGACGAGGTGCCTCGAGCCCCTCGCCGCCAGCAGCCCAGCGCTGCtcacgcaggcgcacgacgcgacTCAGCATACCGATCAGCACGTCGGTGTtgacgctgcgctcgtgggcctcgtcgacaaTGATCACGCTGTATTTCGTGAGGAGAAGGTCCTGTGCAAGCTCGCGGAGCAGGACACCGTCGGTCATGAACTTGAGCTGGGTATGCGGCCCTGTCGTGGCATCATACCGAATCTGGTGTGCGACATGATGCTTatcgaggccgagctcatgagcgacacggcgcgccaTGCTTACCGCCGCCACACGACGGGGCTGTGTCACGCCAATCATGCCAGGATTTGCTGCGTAAGTAGGGAAACGTACCGCTTCCGCCCGTGGCATAGGCGGCTTCGTAGAGGAACTGGGGGACTTGGGTCGTCTTGCCGCTACCCGTTTCACCACAAAGCACGGTTACGGGGTTCTCGTTAATTGTGCGCACGATCAGGTCCTCTTCGGCAACAACAGGGAGTGCcatgcgcgcctcttgcagtgcatcgtcgcgcgtgACGGGGACGTGACGTACAGGCGCATTGTTTTTGCGGAAAAAGGCCTCTTCTTCAAAGAAGCGCTTGGCAAAGGTCGACTTGGCTGCAGGCGACTCAATATCGCGGCCGAGGGGGCCACGAACCTTGCCGTCCTGGGGACCGAGATCGCCGACAcggtcgacgcggccgccgacgggCTCAAGAGGGCGGCCTTCGAGCTCTGTGCTGCCTTTTTCAGGGCGTGCGAGGTGCAGTGCTTCCAGGGCCCACTGCTTGAAGGCTTTGGTACGACTTgactcgccgaggccccAACGCTTGGACTGTGGTTCAGACGGGAGTTGTTCGtcatcgtcctcgtcctcttcgtcgtcctcttcgtcTTCATCATCCTCATCATCCTCATCCTCATCGTCCTCAtcgtcttcctcgtcgtcctcttcctcaTCCTCATCCTCGTCTTCATCGTCCTTatcctcttcctcctcccCTTCCTCGACCTCATCATCACTCTCCTCCTCTACCGCCTTGCCTTTACCCTTGCCTTTACTTTTCGCTGCATCCAAGGCATCGAGTCCAGCTCCTTCCGGAAGCATACCACGCAGACGCATCGCATGGAGAAGCACAGCCTCTTCTTCCTCGTCCGTGTCTGTCCCCTCCGAATCCAATTCTTCCGTCGGCACAGACGAATCGCTATCCTCTCCATCCGCCTTCTCCGGCTTCTTCCACGCGCGTTCCTGTGCGATGCGTTCGCGAGACTCTTGGATGGCCTTGTCGACGTCGTATACATGTTTGTCCTCGTCAGAGTCGTCGCTGCTGTCTGACTCTGGCGGGGGCGGTGGACCCGACTTGATGCGCTCCTGGATCGACATGTTGCTGCGCCCCTGCACCGActtgcgctggcgcttCCGCATCACCGGCATCACTGGCTTGCCGTCTGCGcccgtcgcgagcgccgagccgagcaccggcgcctgcttgggctgcggcgcgtcaaagcggcgtgccgcctcTTCGATGCGTGTCTGCCGTGCGCTGGAGTCGTCCTCCATGGGTTCGTGGACCGGGTCTTGATGCACGCGTTCTTCGCCTGTATCGACGTCGTGGTCGAGGTCTtcatcgtcctcgtcctcatcCACTTGAAaggccgcgcggcgtccgtGGCCCTGCTCACCGAGCATCTTTTGCACACGTTGTGCCTCCTTGGACGCGCGCCCCGTACCGagtgtcgcggcgctgaccAGTTCGGTGCGGTCGCTGATTTCTGCCGACGACTGTGCGAGTTTCTGGATGAGCCGCTGCTTTTcctccttgcgcagcttgtTCTCGATAAActtgtcgaggcgcttgcgcttcttggtATTAATCCTTGCGTTTTCGTCGTTTCcgccctcgcgcaggagtgcgcggcggcgtttGTCCTGGCGTGCGAGTTCTTCACGCGTCGCATCGTCCATCACGACCGCGTTCGAGTTCACCTCGCTctctgcggcgcgctcgcgcatcgaCTTCTTGCCCTTgtgcgacgagccgccAACGCTCGACTGCCGCGCCTTGGCATTGAACCTTTCGCGCCGCTTTGGCCCCATCGTGGCAGGTGGAGGCCATTTTTTTCGGTTTACTCATCCAAGATCCAGCTACGGCTATACGGGCGGCACAAAGTCCGAGATGCGGTCGCGTGCGTTCTGCGCGATGCACTCGGCGATCCAGCAGATCGACCGAATTTCCTGCTCCTTGAGCTTGAGCCAGGAGTAAAAGATGCCGTACTGAAACTGTGTCATGGTCAAGAGGCGGTTGAC
The Malassezia japonica chromosome 2, complete sequence genome window above contains:
- a CDS encoding uncharacterized protein (COG:Q; EggNog:ENOG503P2A4), translating into MFASRVVRTPCVRFVRSVHKSMMEIDGHDSHNTSRLAIQAARPGRIETEFTIGKENLNRAGTLHGGLIATLVDSVGSLAVASKGWYNTGISTDINATFVRPGGRLDDSVLVTGEVVGMGKTLAYTRIEFRDPKTSAIVAYGSHTKFVRMAFGSPENVVFSESGEEVLEGTMPADTK
- the thp1 gene encoding thymine-DNA glycosylase (COG:L; EggNog:ENOG503NUH6), whose amino-acid sequence is MVRAPERVTSRFFRKQEAQRVPDYLASGLEVLFCGINPGAESGAQQRHYAHRSNHFYACVHQSGLTTKRLAPSEDHTFPSQEPFRLGLTNLAHRPTRKSEQLAMTELEMGVPELVEKVRTYRPKVVCFVGKQIGQVFLKVLQKKNKVGPTSVPLSFPPSVLGFWFAPKNAPDKTFPAIDAGYGVLPACVTHDDGTVTLFFSTPSTSARVTHHQLPGKVRIMSHIVALLAAFPTDG
- the ECM16 gene encoding RNA helicase (BUSCO:EOG092610VI; COG:A; COG:J; EggNog:ENOG503NVZR), with the protein product MGPKRRERFNAKARQSSVGGSSHKGKKSMRERAAESEVNSNAVVMDDATREELARQDKRRRALLREGGNDENARINTKKRKRLDKFIENKLRKEEKQRLIQKLAQSSAEISDRTELVSAATLGTGRASKEAQRVQKMLGEQGHGRRAAFQVDEDEDDEDLDHDVDTGEERVHQDPVHEPMEDDSSARQTRIEEAARRFDAPQPKQAPVLGSALATGADGKPVMPVMRKRQRKSVQGRSNMSIQERIKSGPPPPPESDSSDDSDEDKHVYDVDKAIQESRERIAQERAWKKPEKADGEDSDSSVPTEELDSEGTDTDEEEEAVLLHAMRLRGMLPEGAGLDALDAAKSKGKGKGKAVEEESDDEVEEGEEEEDKDDEDEDEDEEEDDEEDDEDDEDEDDEDDEDEEDDEEDEDDDEQLPSEPQSKRWGLGESSRTKAFKQWALEALHLARPEKGSTELEGRPLEPVGGRVDRVGDLGPQDGKVRGPLGRDIESPAAKSTFAKRFFEEEAFFRKNNAPVRHVPVTRDDALQEARMALPVVAEEDLIVRTINENPVTVLCGETGSGKTTQVPQFLYEAAYATGGSANPGMIGVTQPRRVAAVSMARRVAHELGLDKHHVAHQIRYDATTGPHTQLKFMTDGVLLRELAQDLLLTKYSVIIVDEAHERSVNTDVLIGMLSRVVRLREQRWAAGGEGLEAPRPLRLVIMSATLRVGDFTQNSTLFPIPPPLIQIGARQHPVAIHFNRKTVQDYVTEAVKKASKIHARLPAGGILLFVTGQQEVTTICRKLEQRYGPDAVAKKARAEEIRQKYTAPSARDADIEAEDVDLGTAELADVDEPDVEADPDALDSDEEEEEDIEPASMPMHILPLYSLLPNADQQRVFEDPPENTRLVVVATNVAETSITIPNIKYVVDTGRAKERHIEQRSQVQSYDIAWISKASAAQRAGRAGRTGPGHCYRLYSSAVYEDVFPDFSVPEILRTPVEGLVLQMKAMNIDNVANFPFPTAPDRDALRGAERMLMHLGALEQSEARKASGKRDMHASITELGRAMALFPVLPRYAKLLAQGNQHGCLPYAVAIVAALSVGDIFEREDTTQTVPLDMDPAEAKEARRKARAAYYGALRVFDALGEGQSDAFRLLSVVGAYAHEASKGSSRAFCRSHYVRLKAMEEIHKLRAQLGHILLANLAGIRDKDAERILDPGLAPPDATQCKVLRQLLCAIYVDRVAVRADIVDAPEAEGTPAVRGSKLASTRGVPYVALGVHGPTFIHMSSTFFHRTPPEWIVFGELHQSSSKEATVEGVEGPARKVWLKTLTRVNPAWLPKLGKTLCTYSQPTEAQPSSLLGKLTSSIKALRQGESAAPERDVLLTPRYGGAAQDGGAGQGMGWELPAITAKQRYENGRWITQA